A single Nostoc sp. PCC 7107 DNA region contains:
- the dnaN gene encoding DNA polymerase III subunit beta gives MKLLCSQSDLSTNLSLVSRAVPSRPNHPVLANILLQANAETNQVSLTAFDLSLGIRTSFSAEVWQGGAIALPAKLLLDITSRLPEGEITLDDEASVAATGEGLIVNLTPKSGCYQLRAMSAEDFPELPIIEDAEPIHLTAAALIEGLRGSLFATSADETKQVLTGVHLSVKQDTLEFGATDGHRLAVVETTNERPLGGSGELEVTVPSKALRELERMLAHHAADDAIALYLDQGQVIFEWQNQRLTSRTLEGQYPAYRQLIPRQFERQVTVDRKQFLSTLERIAVLADQKNNIVKLTIDHASQELTLSCEAQEMGSGRESMPAEISGEDIEIAFNVKYLMEGLKALPSSEIQMHINQNLTPVIFTPLGGLKMTYLAMPVQLRT, from the coding sequence ATGAAATTACTCTGCTCTCAAAGCGACCTCAGTACTAACCTCTCCCTCGTTAGTCGTGCTGTACCTTCACGCCCGAATCATCCGGTGTTGGCAAATATACTTTTACAAGCGAATGCAGAAACTAACCAAGTCAGTTTAACCGCCTTTGATTTGAGTTTGGGTATTCGTACTAGCTTTAGTGCAGAGGTTTGGCAAGGAGGAGCGATCGCCCTACCTGCTAAACTTTTGCTAGATATTACCTCGCGTTTACCAGAAGGGGAAATTACCTTAGATGACGAAGCTTCAGTTGCAGCCACAGGCGAAGGTTTAATTGTCAATCTAACACCTAAAAGCGGATGTTACCAATTACGCGCTATGAGTGCGGAAGACTTTCCCGAACTCCCGATAATTGAAGATGCAGAACCAATTCATCTAACAGCCGCAGCCCTAATTGAAGGACTAAGGGGTTCATTATTCGCCACTAGTGCTGATGAAACCAAGCAAGTTCTCACAGGTGTACATTTAAGCGTGAAACAAGACACCCTAGAATTTGGTGCAACGGATGGGCATCGCCTCGCAGTTGTAGAAACGACAAATGAGCGTCCCTTGGGCGGAAGTGGTGAATTAGAGGTAACAGTACCCAGCAAAGCCTTACGAGAACTAGAAAGGATGTTGGCGCATCATGCAGCTGATGATGCGATCGCCTTATATTTAGATCAGGGTCAAGTTATCTTCGAGTGGCAAAATCAACGCTTAACTAGCCGCACTTTAGAAGGGCAATATCCCGCATATCGCCAACTCATTCCCCGCCAATTTGAGCGACAAGTCACAGTTGATCGCAAACAATTTTTAAGTACTTTAGAAAGAATTGCTGTATTAGCTGATCAAAAGAATAATATAGTCAAACTCACTATTGATCATGCCTCCCAAGAATTGACATTATCTTGTGAAGCTCAAGAAATGGGTAGTGGTAGAGAATCAATGCCTGCGGAAATATCTGGCGAAGATATCGAAATTGCCTTTAATGTAAAGTATTTAATGGAAGGCTTAAAAGCCTTGCCATCTTCAGAAATTCAAATGCACATTAATCAAAACCTCACGCCAGTGATTTTTACACCCCTTGGCGGATTGAAGATGACTTATTTAGCTATGCCAGTACAATTACGTACTTAG
- the dnaA gene encoding chromosomal replication initiator protein DnaA, with protein MEVSLDSLWSQVLKRLQIELSRPTFETWIKTANAERLENNCLVIITPNPFARNWLQKYYINTIANVVQNILGYPVEIYITVAQGGEVTPIDKRETAEKFPNSSFVSESLTQKTQMNAELNSKYVFSRFVVGANNRMAHAASLAVAESPGKEFNPLFLCGGVGLGKTHLMQAIGHYRWEICPNSKIFYVSTEQFTNDLITAIRKDSMQSFREHYRAADVLLVDDIQFLEGKEYTQEEFFHTFNTLHEAGKQVVIASDRPPNQIPQLQERLSSRFSMGLIADIQPPDLETRMAILQKKAEYENIRLQRDVIEYIATNYKSNIRELEGALIRALAYISIWGLPMTVENITPVLETPSEKLAATPEVILATIAENFDVSIEDLKSNSRRREISWARQIAMYLMRQHTDLSLPRIGEEFGGKDHTTVMYSCEKITQLKESDRNLGNTLRQLSDRINMTSRSQKSSRN; from the coding sequence ATGGAAGTTTCCCTTGACAGTCTGTGGTCTCAGGTGCTAAAGCGCCTACAGATAGAATTATCCCGTCCAACCTTTGAAACTTGGATTAAAACTGCTAATGCGGAGCGATTAGAAAATAATTGTTTAGTCATTATTACGCCGAACCCCTTTGCCCGCAATTGGTTGCAGAAGTATTACATTAATACTATTGCCAATGTCGTGCAGAATATTTTGGGTTATCCGGTTGAGATTTATATTACCGTTGCTCAAGGTGGTGAAGTTACGCCAATAGACAAGCGCGAAACTGCTGAAAAATTCCCTAATTCCAGTTTTGTGTCTGAAAGCCTGACGCAAAAAACTCAGATGAATGCAGAATTAAACTCAAAATACGTGTTTTCGCGGTTTGTGGTGGGCGCAAATAACCGAATGGCGCACGCAGCATCCTTAGCCGTTGCAGAGTCCCCAGGTAAGGAGTTTAATCCTTTATTTTTGTGTGGTGGTGTTGGTTTAGGAAAAACTCACCTGATGCAAGCAATTGGTCATTATCGCTGGGAAATTTGCCCAAATTCTAAAATATTTTACGTTTCGACAGAGCAATTTACAAATGACTTAATTACAGCCATCCGCAAAGATAGTATGCAAAGCTTCCGAGAACATTATCGGGCTGCTGATGTGCTGTTAGTTGATGATATTCAGTTTCTTGAAGGTAAAGAGTATACCCAAGAAGAGTTTTTCCATACTTTTAATACATTACATGAAGCTGGCAAACAAGTTGTGATTGCTTCTGACCGCCCACCAAATCAAATTCCTCAACTGCAAGAGAGGCTGTCTTCACGGTTTTCTATGGGGTTAATTGCTGATATTCAACCGCCTGATTTAGAAACGCGAATGGCGATTTTACAAAAAAAGGCCGAGTATGAAAATATCCGTTTGCAGAGAGATGTGATTGAGTATATCGCAACTAACTACAAATCGAATATTCGGGAATTGGAAGGAGCATTGATCAGGGCTTTAGCTTATATTTCGATTTGGGGTTTGCCAATGACGGTAGAAAATATTACCCCTGTTTTAGAAACACCTAGCGAAAAATTAGCTGCTACTCCAGAGGTAATTTTAGCGACTATTGCTGAGAATTTTGATGTCTCAATTGAAGACCTCAAAAGTAACTCACGACGGCGGGAAATTAGCTGGGCGCGTCAAATCGCCATGTATTTAATGCGTCAACACACTGATTTGAGTCTGCCGAGAATTGGGGAAGAGTTTGGTGGCAAAGACCATACAACTGTGATGTATAGTTGTGAAAAAATTACTCAGCTAAAAGAAAGCGATCGCAATTTAGGAAACACCCTCCGCCAACTGAGCGATCGTATTAACATGACTAGCCGTTCTCAAAAATCATCAAGGAATTAA
- a CDS encoding amino acid ABC transporter ATP-binding protein: MTETKSIIIAENVHKWYGKFHVLQGVSLSVNRGEVVVIMGPSGSGKSTFIRTFNALEEYQKGTIIIDGITISHDLRNIEAIRQEVGMVFQQFNLFPHLTVLQNITLAPIWVRRSSKATAEELAMQLLERVGILEQAQKYPGQLSGGQQQRVAIARALAMQPKIMLFDEPTSALDPEMVREVLDVMRGLARDGMTMVVVTHEVGFAREVADRVILMDSGSLVESATPDIFFTNPQEDRTRQFLSQIL, from the coding sequence ATAACAGAAACAAAATCAATCATTATTGCTGAAAATGTTCATAAATGGTATGGAAAATTTCATGTTCTCCAAGGTGTAAGTCTAAGTGTTAATCGGGGAGAAGTTGTTGTTATTATGGGGCCTTCCGGTTCAGGTAAATCAACATTTATCCGCACATTTAATGCTTTAGAAGAATATCAAAAAGGAACTATTATTATTGACGGTATTACCATCAGCCATGACTTGCGTAATATTGAAGCAATCCGGCAAGAAGTTGGTATGGTTTTTCAACAATTTAATTTGTTTCCCCATCTCACAGTATTGCAAAATATTACCTTAGCGCCAATTTGGGTACGTCGCTCTTCAAAAGCTACAGCGGAAGAATTAGCAATGCAACTGTTAGAAAGAGTAGGAATATTAGAACAAGCACAAAAATATCCCGGACAGTTATCTGGTGGACAACAACAACGGGTAGCGATCGCTCGTGCGTTAGCTATGCAGCCTAAAATTATGCTATTCGACGAACCTACATCAGCTTTAGACCCAGAAATGGTACGCGAAGTATTAGATGTGATGCGCGGTCTGGCGCGTGATGGTATGACGATGGTTGTTGTTACCCACGAAGTCGGATTCGCCCGTGAAGTTGCTGACCGAGTAATTCTCATGGATAGTGGTTCTCTCGTAGAGTCAGCAACACCCGATATCTTTTTCACCAACCCTCAAGAAGACAGAACGCGCCAATTTTTATCTCAAATTCTTTAG
- a CDS encoding amino acid ABC transporter permease, producing the protein MTNDKPPIWRDYRFWQITTQFVAVFLAAILVTILWSNLNRNLQQLGIRFGFDFLKQQASFDIGETLIAYKSTDTYTRALWVGLINSLRVAIAGIFFTTIVGITAGITRLSDNWLVRNLSLIYVEIFRNTPLLLQLLFWYFAVFLSFPKVENKFSLWGFISFSQGGINLPWVHFSPEFSALLLGLIFYTGAFIAEVVRGGIQSVPQGQWEAARSLGLKPRLVMRLVVFPQALRVIIPPLTSQYLNLTKNSSLAIAIGYPDVYFVASTTFNQTGRAVEVMLLLMLTYLTLSLTISIIMNLLNRTVQIQER; encoded by the coding sequence ATGACAAATGACAAACCGCCTATTTGGCGTGATTATCGTTTTTGGCAAATCACAACACAATTTGTTGCTGTATTTTTAGCAGCAATTTTAGTAACAATACTTTGGAGTAACCTGAATCGTAATTTACAACAACTAGGCATTCGATTTGGATTTGATTTTCTCAAACAGCAAGCATCTTTTGATATTGGAGAAACGCTGATTGCTTACAAATCGACTGATACATACACTCGTGCTTTATGGGTGGGATTAATTAATTCCTTGCGTGTGGCGATCGCCGGCATTTTTTTCACGACAATTGTCGGCATAACCGCTGGGATAACTCGGTTATCTGATAACTGGTTAGTGCGAAATCTCAGCTTAATTTATGTTGAAATTTTCCGGAATACACCTTTACTATTACAATTACTATTTTGGTACTTTGCGGTTTTTTTGAGCTTTCCTAAAGTAGAAAATAAATTTTCTCTGTGGGGTTTTATTAGCTTTAGTCAAGGCGGAATTAATTTACCTTGGGTTCATTTTTCCCCAGAGTTTTCGGCTCTATTATTGGGATTGATTTTTTACACAGGTGCGTTTATTGCAGAAGTTGTCCGGGGTGGAATTCAATCAGTACCTCAAGGACAATGGGAGGCGGCGCGATCGCTTGGCTTAAAACCGAGATTAGTGATGCGGCTAGTGGTTTTTCCTCAAGCTTTGCGGGTAATTATTCCGCCATTAACCAGTCAGTATCTGAATTTGACGAAAAATTCCAGTTTAGCGATCGCTATTGGTTATCCAGATGTTTACTTCGTAGCTTCCACCACCTTCAACCAAACCGGGAGAGCCGTAGAAGTAATGTTACTACTTATGCTCACTTATCTTACCTTGAGCTTGACTATCTCCATCATCATGAATTTGCTGAATCGTACCGTACAAATTCAAGAGAGATAA
- a CDS encoding amino acid ABC transporter permease codes for MTNYQLTWLRKNLFNTWYNSLLTIVCLVFLFWVLQGVLTWVNAKAQWAVIQVNLRLFLVGRFPQNLYWRVWIVLAIASILFAINSGVVFNKQSFTKLGLAIFAFIYGLLLIILPLDFTSHIWLLFIATLTLTSFWLGKIFYKTITPWLSPLWLLSFPVIIWLIGGGFGLQTVPTNLWNGLLLTVLMAVVSIILSFPLGVLLALGRTSKLPVLRWFSILYIEIVRGLPLIGILFLAQVMLPLFLPTDWRLDRVIRGIAGLVLFSAAYMAENVRGGLQAIPRGQIEAAKALGLKAPLVILLIVLPQALRAVIPAIVGQFIGLFKDTSLLSLLGLVELTGMARSILAQPQFIGRYAEVYLFVGLIYWLFCYSMSLVSQRLERQFN; via the coding sequence ATGACAAATTATCAATTAACTTGGTTGCGGAAAAACTTATTTAATACTTGGTACAACAGCTTACTAACTATTGTCTGTTTAGTATTTTTATTTTGGGTATTGCAGGGAGTATTAACGTGGGTAAATGCTAAAGCACAATGGGCGGTAATTCAAGTTAATTTACGTTTATTTTTAGTCGGTAGATTTCCCCAAAACCTATATTGGCGAGTTTGGATTGTTTTGGCGATCGCTTCTATTTTATTTGCTATAAATAGCGGTGTTGTATTTAACAAACAAAGTTTTACTAAGCTAGGACTTGCCATTTTTGCTTTTATTTATGGTTTATTATTAATCATTCTGCCTTTGGATTTCACCTCGCATATATGGTTACTGTTTATTGCGACATTAACATTAACAAGCTTTTGGCTTGGCAAAATATTTTATAAAACCATAACTCCTTGGCTATCTCCACTCTGGTTATTATCATTTCCTGTAATTATCTGGCTAATTGGTGGGGGATTTGGCTTACAAACTGTACCTACAAATTTATGGAATGGTTTACTACTAACTGTTTTAATGGCAGTCGTGAGTATTATACTTTCGTTTCCTTTAGGGGTTTTATTAGCTTTAGGACGTACTAGTAAACTGCCTGTATTACGTTGGTTTTCTATTCTATATATAGAGATTGTGCGAGGATTACCGCTAATCGGTATCTTATTTCTAGCTCAAGTCATGTTACCTTTATTTCTCCCGACAGACTGGCGTTTAGATAGAGTAATTAGAGGAATTGCCGGATTAGTTTTATTTAGTGCGGCTTACATGGCAGAAAATGTCCGTGGCGGACTGCAAGCAATTCCCCGTGGTCAAATTGAAGCAGCCAAAGCATTAGGTTTAAAAGCACCATTGGTAATTTTATTAATTGTCCTTCCTCAAGCTTTACGGGCGGTTATTCCAGCAATTGTCGGACAGTTTATCGGCTTATTTAAAGATACTTCACTATTATCTTTACTAGGTTTAGTAGAATTAACTGGCATGGCCCGATCTATCTTGGCACAGCCACAATTTATCGGGCGCTATGCAGAAGTTTATTTATTTGTAGGGTTAATTTATTGGCTATTTTGTTATTCAATGTCGTTAGTATCTCAGCGTTTAGAAAGACAGTTTAATTAA
- a CDS encoding DUF4351 domain-containing protein produces the protein MSKPADTGGKRLISLAPDAWVKWVTQRPEVVAKEILGSEFQWISRETDVLVKAYSEACGDFLVLTELQLRYTTKMPLRMRAYAALAQERYQLPTYPVLINILPPPTTVTVVSSYEQEFLGLRAIQDYRVINLWEVDAEIVFQQPIPSLLPFVPILRGGGEASVVERALQVLRADEQLNQLESLLAFFASFVLETPLVQQIMRWDMTVLRESPWYEEILTEGRELGLQQGLEQGLEQGLEQGLEQGLEQGARRQLIRVLQRRFGEVPPSVVANLESASVEQLENLMDVAITVNSLAEFLTVLSDESDTTQ, from the coding sequence GTGTCTAAACCAGCAGATACAGGCGGTAAGCGATTAATTAGTCTCGCTCCCGATGCCTGGGTAAAATGGGTGACTCAACGCCCAGAAGTTGTCGCAAAAGAAATTTTGGGTTCTGAGTTTCAGTGGATTAGCCGCGAAACAGATGTGCTTGTGAAAGCATACAGTGAGGCTTGTGGCGATTTTTTGGTACTCACCGAATTACAATTGCGCTACACAACCAAAATGCCTTTAAGGATGAGGGCTTATGCGGCTTTGGCACAAGAGCGTTACCAACTGCCAACATATCCAGTTTTAATCAACATCTTGCCACCACCAACGACAGTAACAGTTGTCAGTAGTTACGAGCAAGAATTTTTAGGATTACGCGCTATCCAAGACTATCGTGTGATTAATTTATGGGAAGTGGACGCTGAAATAGTTTTTCAGCAACCAATTCCATCTTTATTACCGTTTGTTCCAATATTGCGAGGCGGAGGAGAAGCATCTGTTGTAGAACGCGCACTACAGGTACTACGAGCAGATGAGCAGTTGAACCAGTTAGAATCATTGCTGGCTTTTTTTGCTAGTTTTGTGTTAGAGACACCTTTAGTACAGCAAATTATGAGGTGGGATATGACAGTATTAAGAGAATCACCTTGGTATGAAGAAATTTTAACTGAAGGTAGAGAATTAGGTCTTCAGCAAGGCTTAGAACAAGGTTTAGAACAAGGCTTAGAACAAGGCTTGGAACAAGGCTTGGAACAAGGTGCGCGACGGCAATTAATCCGGGTGTTACAACGACGTTTTGGCGAAGTTCCACCTTCAGTAGTGGCAAATTTGGAAAGTGCGAGTGTAGAACAGTTAGAAAATCTCATGGATGTGGCTATTACCGTCAATTCTTTGGCAGAATTTCTGACTGTCTTATCGGATGAAAGTGATACCACGCAATAA